The Daucus carota subsp. sativus chromosome 2, DH1 v3.0, whole genome shotgun sequence genome includes a window with the following:
- the LOC108206267 gene encoding chaperone protein dnaJ 16 isoform X2, producing MTKSDKKSKQEAEKSVRKDPYEVLGLSRSATDQEIKSAYRKLALKYHPDKNANDPEAANMFTEITFSYDILSDPDKRRLFDTDGFEAVESGNQEVELDLSSLGTVNTMFAAIFSKLGVPIKTTVSANVLEEALNGMVPIRPLLLGQPVSGKVDKQSAHFYSVSVTEYEATAGLVCRVQSADKSNFKLLYFDQEGSSGLSLSLQANCVKTGKVTSAGMYFLGFPTYRLDQTVNSQMAAARDPDLAFFKKLDGFQPCEINELKAGNHVFAVYGDNFFKSVNYTIEVLCAASLKEEKDNLKTVEAQILSKRVDISKFESEYREVLAQFTEMTSRYAQEMQTIDELLKQRTAIQASYTAVPAIKRSGSRSKNKGACKDSREDGQVRDKKASMRERLKKKKWYHNISVKVDKTKPC from the exons ATGACGAAATCGGACAAGAAAAGTAAACAAGAAGCTGAAAAGAGTGTACGGAAAGATCCGTATGAGGTTCTTGGACTCTCTCGGAGCGCCACGGATCAAGAAATTAAATCCGCTTATCGTAAATTGGCTCTGAA GTACCATCCCGATAAAAATGCGAATGACCCAGAAGCAGCTAATATGTTTACGGAGATCACCTTTTCATATGATATATTATCAGATCCAGACAAAAGGCGCCTGTTTGACACCGATGGTTTTGAG GCTGTTGAATCAGGTAACCAAGAAGTTGAGTTAGATCTTTCAAGTTTGGGAACTGTTAATACCATGTTTGCGGCTATATTTAG TAAACTTGGTGTACCAATAAAAACCACCGTATCAGCAAATGTCTTAGAGGAGGCACTAAATGGCATGGTGCCCATCCGTCCACTCCTACTGGGGCAACCAGTATCTGGAAAG GTTGATAAGCAGAGTGCTCACTTTTACTCGGTTTCAGTAACAGAATACGAAGCAACTGCTGGGTTAGTTTGCCGAGTTCAGTCAGCAGATAAAAGCAATTTTAAG CTTCTATACTTTGACCAGGAAGGAAGTTCTGGATTAAGCCTTTCTTTGCAGGCAA ACTGTGTCAAAACAGGAAAGGTAACATCTGCTGGAATGTATTTTCTCGGGTTCCCTACATATCGCTTGGACCAAACAGTGAACTCG CAGATGGCAGCTGCTAGAGATCCCGACCTTGCCTTTTTCAAGAAACTAGATGGCTTTCAGCCATGTGAGATAAATGAACTAAAAGCTGGAAATCATGTATTTGCAGTTTATG GTGacaattttttcaaaagtgtGAACTACACTATTGAAGTTCTTTGTGCTGCCTCTTTGAAGGAAGAAAAAGATAACCTTAAAACTGTGGAAGCTCAAATCTTGTCAAAAAGGGTAGACATTTCTAAGTTTGAATCTGAATACAGAGAG GTTCTAGCACAATTTACCGAGATGACTAGTAGATATGCACAAGAAATGCAGACG ATTGATGAGCTTCTCAAGCAAAGAACTGCTATACAGGCATCCTACACAGCTGTTCCAGCAATAAAGCGCAGTGGTAGTAGGAGCAAGAACAAGGGTGCTTGTAAGGATAGTAGAGAAGATGGCCAAGTAAGAGATAAGAAGGCTTCCATGAGGGAAAGATTAAAGAAGAAGAAATGGTACCACAACATTTCTGTGAAGGTGGACAAGACAAAACCTTGTTAA
- the LOC108206267 gene encoding chaperone protein dnaJ 16 isoform X1, whose amino-acid sequence MTKSDKKSKQEAEKSVRKDPYEVLGLSRSATDQEIKSAYRKLALKYHPDKNANDPEAANMFTEITFSYDILSDPDKRRLFDTDGFEAVESGNQEVELDLSSLGTVNTMFAAIFSKLGVPIKTTVSANVLEEALNGMVPIRPLLLGQPVSGKVDKQSAHFYSVSVTEYEATAGLVCRVQSADKSNFKLLYFDQEGSSGLSLSLQEDCVKTGKVTSAGMYFLGFPTYRLDQTVNSQMAAARDPDLAFFKKLDGFQPCEINELKAGNHVFAVYGDNFFKSVNYTIEVLCAASLKEEKDNLKTVEAQILSKRVDISKFESEYREVLAQFTEMTSRYAQEMQTIDELLKQRTAIQASYTAVPAIKRSGSRSKNKGACKDSREDGQVRDKKASMRERLKKKKWYHNISVKVDKTKPC is encoded by the exons ATGACGAAATCGGACAAGAAAAGTAAACAAGAAGCTGAAAAGAGTGTACGGAAAGATCCGTATGAGGTTCTTGGACTCTCTCGGAGCGCCACGGATCAAGAAATTAAATCCGCTTATCGTAAATTGGCTCTGAA GTACCATCCCGATAAAAATGCGAATGACCCAGAAGCAGCTAATATGTTTACGGAGATCACCTTTTCATATGATATATTATCAGATCCAGACAAAAGGCGCCTGTTTGACACCGATGGTTTTGAG GCTGTTGAATCAGGTAACCAAGAAGTTGAGTTAGATCTTTCAAGTTTGGGAACTGTTAATACCATGTTTGCGGCTATATTTAG TAAACTTGGTGTACCAATAAAAACCACCGTATCAGCAAATGTCTTAGAGGAGGCACTAAATGGCATGGTGCCCATCCGTCCACTCCTACTGGGGCAACCAGTATCTGGAAAG GTTGATAAGCAGAGTGCTCACTTTTACTCGGTTTCAGTAACAGAATACGAAGCAACTGCTGGGTTAGTTTGCCGAGTTCAGTCAGCAGATAAAAGCAATTTTAAG CTTCTATACTTTGACCAGGAAGGAAGTTCTGGATTAAGCCTTTCTTTGCAG GAAGACTGTGTCAAAACAGGAAAGGTAACATCTGCTGGAATGTATTTTCTCGGGTTCCCTACATATCGCTTGGACCAAACAGTGAACTCG CAGATGGCAGCTGCTAGAGATCCCGACCTTGCCTTTTTCAAGAAACTAGATGGCTTTCAGCCATGTGAGATAAATGAACTAAAAGCTGGAAATCATGTATTTGCAGTTTATG GTGacaattttttcaaaagtgtGAACTACACTATTGAAGTTCTTTGTGCTGCCTCTTTGAAGGAAGAAAAAGATAACCTTAAAACTGTGGAAGCTCAAATCTTGTCAAAAAGGGTAGACATTTCTAAGTTTGAATCTGAATACAGAGAG GTTCTAGCACAATTTACCGAGATGACTAGTAGATATGCACAAGAAATGCAGACG ATTGATGAGCTTCTCAAGCAAAGAACTGCTATACAGGCATCCTACACAGCTGTTCCAGCAATAAAGCGCAGTGGTAGTAGGAGCAAGAACAAGGGTGCTTGTAAGGATAGTAGAGAAGATGGCCAAGTAAGAGATAAGAAGGCTTCCATGAGGGAAAGATTAAAGAAGAAGAAATGGTACCACAACATTTCTGTGAAGGTGGACAAGACAAAACCTTGTTAA
- the LOC108206267 gene encoding chaperone protein dnaJ 16 isoform X4 encodes MTKSDKKSKQEAEKSVRKDPYEVLGLSRSATDQEIKSAYRKLALKYHPDKNANDPEAANMFTEITFSYDILSDPDKRRLFDTDGFEAVESGNQEVELDLSSLGTVNTMFAAIFSKLGVPIKTTVSANVLEEALNGMVPIRPLLLGQPVSGKVDKQSAHFYSVSVTEYEATAGLVCRVQSADKSNFKLLYFDQEGSSGLSLSLQANCVKTGKVTSAGMYFLGFPTYRLDQTVNSMAAARDPDLAFFKKLDGFQPCEINELKAGNHVFAVYGDNFFKSVNYTIEVLCAASLKEEKDNLKTVEAQILSKRVDISKFESEYREVLAQFTEMTSRYAQEMQTIDELLKQRTAIQASYTAVPAIKRSGSRSKNKGACKDSREDGQVRDKKASMRERLKKKKWYHNISVKVDKTKPC; translated from the exons ATGACGAAATCGGACAAGAAAAGTAAACAAGAAGCTGAAAAGAGTGTACGGAAAGATCCGTATGAGGTTCTTGGACTCTCTCGGAGCGCCACGGATCAAGAAATTAAATCCGCTTATCGTAAATTGGCTCTGAA GTACCATCCCGATAAAAATGCGAATGACCCAGAAGCAGCTAATATGTTTACGGAGATCACCTTTTCATATGATATATTATCAGATCCAGACAAAAGGCGCCTGTTTGACACCGATGGTTTTGAG GCTGTTGAATCAGGTAACCAAGAAGTTGAGTTAGATCTTTCAAGTTTGGGAACTGTTAATACCATGTTTGCGGCTATATTTAG TAAACTTGGTGTACCAATAAAAACCACCGTATCAGCAAATGTCTTAGAGGAGGCACTAAATGGCATGGTGCCCATCCGTCCACTCCTACTGGGGCAACCAGTATCTGGAAAG GTTGATAAGCAGAGTGCTCACTTTTACTCGGTTTCAGTAACAGAATACGAAGCAACTGCTGGGTTAGTTTGCCGAGTTCAGTCAGCAGATAAAAGCAATTTTAAG CTTCTATACTTTGACCAGGAAGGAAGTTCTGGATTAAGCCTTTCTTTGCAGGCAA ACTGTGTCAAAACAGGAAAGGTAACATCTGCTGGAATGTATTTTCTCGGGTTCCCTACATATCGCTTGGACCAAACAGTGAACTCG ATGGCAGCTGCTAGAGATCCCGACCTTGCCTTTTTCAAGAAACTAGATGGCTTTCAGCCATGTGAGATAAATGAACTAAAAGCTGGAAATCATGTATTTGCAGTTTATG GTGacaattttttcaaaagtgtGAACTACACTATTGAAGTTCTTTGTGCTGCCTCTTTGAAGGAAGAAAAAGATAACCTTAAAACTGTGGAAGCTCAAATCTTGTCAAAAAGGGTAGACATTTCTAAGTTTGAATCTGAATACAGAGAG GTTCTAGCACAATTTACCGAGATGACTAGTAGATATGCACAAGAAATGCAGACG ATTGATGAGCTTCTCAAGCAAAGAACTGCTATACAGGCATCCTACACAGCTGTTCCAGCAATAAAGCGCAGTGGTAGTAGGAGCAAGAACAAGGGTGCTTGTAAGGATAGTAGAGAAGATGGCCAAGTAAGAGATAAGAAGGCTTCCATGAGGGAAAGATTAAAGAAGAAGAAATGGTACCACAACATTTCTGTGAAGGTGGACAAGACAAAACCTTGTTAA
- the LOC108206267 gene encoding chaperone protein dnaJ 16 isoform X3, with translation MTKSDKKSKQEAEKSVRKDPYEVLGLSRSATDQEIKSAYRKLALKYHPDKNANDPEAANMFTEITFSYDILSDPDKRRLFDTDGFEAVESGNQEVELDLSSLGTVNTMFAAIFSKLGVPIKTTVSANVLEEALNGMVPIRPLLLGQPVSGKVDKQSAHFYSVSVTEYEATAGLVCRVQSADKSNFKLLYFDQEGSSGLSLSLQEDCVKTGKVTSAGMYFLGFPTYRLDQTVNSMAAARDPDLAFFKKLDGFQPCEINELKAGNHVFAVYGDNFFKSVNYTIEVLCAASLKEEKDNLKTVEAQILSKRVDISKFESEYREVLAQFTEMTSRYAQEMQTIDELLKQRTAIQASYTAVPAIKRSGSRSKNKGACKDSREDGQVRDKKASMRERLKKKKWYHNISVKVDKTKPC, from the exons ATGACGAAATCGGACAAGAAAAGTAAACAAGAAGCTGAAAAGAGTGTACGGAAAGATCCGTATGAGGTTCTTGGACTCTCTCGGAGCGCCACGGATCAAGAAATTAAATCCGCTTATCGTAAATTGGCTCTGAA GTACCATCCCGATAAAAATGCGAATGACCCAGAAGCAGCTAATATGTTTACGGAGATCACCTTTTCATATGATATATTATCAGATCCAGACAAAAGGCGCCTGTTTGACACCGATGGTTTTGAG GCTGTTGAATCAGGTAACCAAGAAGTTGAGTTAGATCTTTCAAGTTTGGGAACTGTTAATACCATGTTTGCGGCTATATTTAG TAAACTTGGTGTACCAATAAAAACCACCGTATCAGCAAATGTCTTAGAGGAGGCACTAAATGGCATGGTGCCCATCCGTCCACTCCTACTGGGGCAACCAGTATCTGGAAAG GTTGATAAGCAGAGTGCTCACTTTTACTCGGTTTCAGTAACAGAATACGAAGCAACTGCTGGGTTAGTTTGCCGAGTTCAGTCAGCAGATAAAAGCAATTTTAAG CTTCTATACTTTGACCAGGAAGGAAGTTCTGGATTAAGCCTTTCTTTGCAG GAAGACTGTGTCAAAACAGGAAAGGTAACATCTGCTGGAATGTATTTTCTCGGGTTCCCTACATATCGCTTGGACCAAACAGTGAACTCG ATGGCAGCTGCTAGAGATCCCGACCTTGCCTTTTTCAAGAAACTAGATGGCTTTCAGCCATGTGAGATAAATGAACTAAAAGCTGGAAATCATGTATTTGCAGTTTATG GTGacaattttttcaaaagtgtGAACTACACTATTGAAGTTCTTTGTGCTGCCTCTTTGAAGGAAGAAAAAGATAACCTTAAAACTGTGGAAGCTCAAATCTTGTCAAAAAGGGTAGACATTTCTAAGTTTGAATCTGAATACAGAGAG GTTCTAGCACAATTTACCGAGATGACTAGTAGATATGCACAAGAAATGCAGACG ATTGATGAGCTTCTCAAGCAAAGAACTGCTATACAGGCATCCTACACAGCTGTTCCAGCAATAAAGCGCAGTGGTAGTAGGAGCAAGAACAAGGGTGCTTGTAAGGATAGTAGAGAAGATGGCCAAGTAAGAGATAAGAAGGCTTCCATGAGGGAAAGATTAAAGAAGAAGAAATGGTACCACAACATTTCTGTGAAGGTGGACAAGACAAAACCTTGTTAA